A genomic window from Sanguibacter antarcticus includes:
- a CDS encoding ATP-grasp domain-containing protein — MTRTEHSPATPEPGCTVLVTGAGGPAGVSIVRSLLAVPDVTVLASDMDAFASGLYLVPAGRRHLVRPGLAPDFVDHLLALCRDTGVDVLFPTVDVELVPVARRRDEFAAIGVAVASPSLDTLEHTLDKYLLAQRCAGPDLPVPRTELLGVAYDWEYPVIVKPRSGSGSRGVHLVEDEAALRALGTDASQIVQENLPGEEYSVDVLADLDGRVLAAVPRSRLRVDSGVSVAGRTIKDDELQRTATAVAARVGLTTVANVQLRRRADGTAALLEVNPRFPGAMPLTIAAGVDMPRLCLDMVLGRPLPASLPFRELANVRYLEDVFLDPAEILPDLAPSDVLDLA; from the coding sequence ATGACCCGTACCGAGCACAGCCCCGCCACCCCCGAGCCCGGGTGCACCGTCCTCGTCACCGGTGCGGGCGGCCCTGCGGGCGTGAGCATCGTCCGCTCGCTCCTCGCGGTCCCTGACGTGACGGTCCTCGCCTCCGACATGGACGCGTTCGCGAGCGGTCTCTACCTCGTCCCCGCAGGCCGCCGCCACCTCGTGCGCCCCGGGCTGGCCCCGGACTTCGTCGACCATCTCCTGGCGCTGTGCCGCGACACCGGCGTCGACGTCCTCTTCCCGACGGTCGACGTCGAGCTCGTGCCGGTCGCTCGTCGGCGCGACGAGTTCGCCGCGATCGGGGTCGCGGTCGCCAGCCCGTCGCTCGACACCCTGGAGCACACGCTCGACAAGTACCTCCTGGCCCAGCGGTGCGCGGGACCCGACCTCCCCGTGCCCCGCACCGAGCTGCTCGGCGTCGCGTACGACTGGGAGTACCCCGTCATCGTCAAGCCACGCTCCGGGAGCGGCTCGCGCGGCGTGCACCTCGTCGAGGACGAGGCCGCGCTGCGGGCGCTCGGCACGGACGCGAGCCAGATCGTCCAGGAGAACCTGCCCGGCGAGGAGTATTCCGTCGACGTCCTCGCGGACCTCGACGGGCGCGTCCTCGCGGCGGTCCCGAGGTCCCGGCTCCGGGTCGACTCGGGGGTCTCGGTCGCCGGCCGCACGATCAAGGACGACGAGCTCCAGCGGACAGCGACCGCGGTCGCGGCGCGCGTGGGCCTGACGACGGTCGCGAACGTCCAGCTGCGCCGCCGGGCCGACGGCACGGCCGCGCTCCTCGAGGTGAACCCCCGCTTCCCGGGGGCGATGCCGCTGACGATCGCTGCCGGTGTCGACATGCCGCGGCTCTGCCTCGACATGGTCCTCGGCAGACCGCTCCCTGCGTCCCTGCCGTTCCGGGAGCTGGCGAACGTCCGCTACCTCGAGGACGTCTTCCTCGACCCGGCCGAGATCCTTCCGGACCTCGCCCCCAGCGACGTCCTCGACCTCGCATGA
- a CDS encoding nucleoside deaminase, which produces MTDLVASRAALSVPVALSTPPGSVPDPLRADERWLAWTIKLAVANVAQGGGPFGAVIVREDELVASGQNRVTRDNDPTAHAEVTAIRTACRELDTYSLAGATLYTSCEPCPLCLSAALWARLDRVVFSADRHDAARGGFDDLEFYELFARDRSTWPAPVEGLRVEHSAAPFDAWLASSTRTDY; this is translated from the coding sequence ATGACCGACCTCGTCGCGTCCCGTGCCGCGCTGTCCGTGCCGGTCGCACTGTCCACGCCACCCGGCTCGGTTCCGGACCCGCTCCGGGCCGACGAGCGGTGGCTCGCGTGGACCATCAAGCTCGCCGTCGCCAACGTGGCGCAGGGCGGCGGACCGTTCGGCGCGGTCATCGTGCGCGAGGACGAGCTCGTCGCGTCGGGCCAGAACCGCGTCACGCGGGACAACGACCCGACCGCGCACGCCGAGGTCACCGCGATCCGCACGGCGTGCCGTGAGCTCGACACCTACTCCCTCGCGGGCGCGACCCTCTACACGTCCTGCGAGCCGTGCCCGCTGTGCCTGTCTGCCGCCCTGTGGGCCCGGCTGGACCGTGTCGTCTTCAGCGCCGACCGTCACGACGCGGCTCGCGGCGGGTTCGACGACCTGGAGTTCTACGAGCTCTTCGCGCGTGACCGCAGCACGTGGCCGGCGCCCGTCGAGGGCCTGCGGGTCGAGCACTCGGCTGCCCCGTTCGACGCGTGGCTCGCGTCGAGCACCCGCACCGACTACTGA
- a CDS encoding glycosyltransferase: MDTLETIVTWLCVVFVATGAVPVVAGAYQFLVIPFHGLRNHYGRTAPYFPRVAVVVPAWNEGAVIAASIDRLMRLEYPPESLRVYLVDDASTDDTPDVARAKEVEYPGRVVHLRREKGGEGKAHTLNHGLRTILADDWMQALLIMDADVIYQPDSLRLMTRHLADPEVGAVTAYITEGSDDPNYMTRFIGYEYIAAQAAARRAQNVMGAVACLAGGAQLHSRENLLAIGGEIDTTSLAEDTFTTLRTQIAGRRVVFEPHAIVLAEEPGTVGALWKQRLRWSRGNVQISRVFKHLWFRPRRQHNLGSIPFGLIWFAILLLPATMVLNTAGLVGLYLLDSDYARTAFQATWFLAGSTYVFLTAFTIMIDPATGRRAWREAVVFPGLVSLLVMTVAFAPEVIDTYAVGLLGFDPFTTTLWTLFVYSWISLSMVGAWIAKRVETTRLGRWLTPPLVYLVGYGPILCAITFDAYIKEYRGAAQVWDKTEKTGRVRTT, encoded by the coding sequence ATGGACACCCTCGAGACCATCGTGACCTGGCTGTGCGTCGTCTTCGTGGCGACCGGCGCGGTCCCTGTCGTCGCGGGGGCCTACCAGTTTCTCGTCATCCCGTTCCACGGGCTCCGCAACCACTACGGGCGCACCGCCCCCTACTTCCCGCGCGTGGCCGTCGTGGTGCCCGCCTGGAACGAGGGGGCCGTCATCGCGGCGTCGATCGACCGGCTCATGCGCCTGGAGTACCCGCCCGAGTCGTTGCGCGTGTATCTCGTGGACGACGCGAGCACCGACGACACCCCGGACGTCGCCCGGGCCAAGGAGGTCGAGTACCCCGGCCGGGTCGTGCACCTGCGACGCGAGAAGGGCGGCGAGGGCAAGGCGCACACGCTCAACCACGGCCTGCGGACGATCCTCGCGGACGACTGGATGCAGGCGCTGCTCATCATGGACGCCGACGTCATCTACCAGCCAGACTCGTTGCGCCTCATGACGCGGCACCTGGCGGACCCCGAGGTGGGCGCGGTGACCGCGTACATCACCGAGGGCAGCGACGACCCCAACTACATGACGCGGTTCATCGGCTACGAGTACATCGCCGCGCAGGCGGCCGCACGCCGTGCGCAGAACGTCATGGGCGCGGTCGCGTGCCTCGCCGGCGGCGCACAGCTCCACTCGCGGGAGAACCTCCTCGCGATCGGCGGCGAGATCGACACGACCTCCCTCGCCGAGGACACCTTCACCACCCTGCGCACCCAGATCGCCGGCCGCCGGGTCGTCTTCGAGCCGCACGCGATCGTCCTGGCGGAAGAACCCGGGACCGTCGGCGCCCTGTGGAAGCAGCGGCTGCGATGGTCGCGCGGCAACGTCCAGATCAGCCGCGTGTTCAAGCACCTGTGGTTCCGTCCACGTCGCCAGCACAACCTCGGGTCGATCCCCTTCGGCCTCATCTGGTTCGCCATCCTCCTGCTCCCGGCGACGATGGTGCTCAACACCGCCGGGCTCGTCGGCCTCTACCTGCTCGACAGCGACTACGCGAGGACCGCGTTCCAGGCGACGTGGTTCCTCGCCGGGTCCACGTACGTCTTCCTGACGGCCTTCACGATCATGATCGACCCGGCGACCGGGCGTCGGGCATGGCGCGAGGCGGTCGTCTTCCCCGGGCTCGTGTCCCTGCTCGTCATGACGGTCGCGTTCGCCCCGGAGGTCATCGACACCTACGCGGTGGGCCTGCTGGGGTTCGACCCGTTCACGACGACCCTGTGGACGCTCTTCGTGTACTCGTGGATCTCGTTGTCCATGGTCGGCGCATGGATCGCCAAGCGCGTCGAGACCACCCGCCTCGGCCGGTGGCTCACGCCGCCGCTCGTCTACCTCGTCGGGTACGGCCCGATCCTCTGCGCGATCACGTTCGACGCCTACATCAAGGAGTACCGCGGAGCCGCGCAGGTGTGGGACAAGACAGAGAAGACAGGGCGGGTGCGGACTACATGA
- the pucL gene encoding factor-independent urate hydroxylase, producing MTLRLTDSQYGKAESRVVRITRDTPRHEITDLNVTTALRGDFSAAYLVGDQSDVLPTDTQKNTAFAYAKEVGISSIEAYGLALARHFVDDVGPVQAARIEIEQYAWDRVVVDGVEHDHTWVRSGAEVRTAAVTVESDEAGQRAHVVAGLKDLVVLKSTGSEFHGFLTDPYTTLQETTDRVMATSLVAQWRMSSTDVDWDATYAGVKAILLREFATVHSLALQQTLWHMGTAVLEAFEDIAEIRLTAPNKHHFLVDLSPFGLENPGEVFIAADRPYGLIEATIARDGAPDAGSAWRPSGGVA from the coding sequence ATGACGCTTCGCCTCACAGACTCCCAGTACGGCAAGGCCGAGAGCCGTGTCGTCCGGATCACGCGCGACACACCTCGCCACGAGATCACCGACCTCAACGTGACGACGGCCCTGCGTGGTGACTTCTCTGCCGCATACCTCGTCGGGGACCAGTCCGACGTGCTGCCGACCGACACCCAGAAGAACACCGCCTTCGCGTACGCCAAAGAGGTCGGGATCTCGTCGATCGAGGCCTACGGTCTCGCGCTCGCCCGCCACTTCGTCGACGACGTCGGGCCGGTGCAGGCCGCGCGGATCGAGATCGAGCAGTACGCGTGGGACCGCGTCGTCGTCGATGGCGTGGAGCACGACCACACGTGGGTGAGGTCAGGGGCCGAGGTCCGGACCGCCGCCGTCACGGTGGAGTCGGACGAGGCCGGGCAGCGCGCGCACGTCGTGGCTGGCCTCAAGGATCTCGTGGTGCTCAAGTCGACCGGATCCGAGTTCCACGGGTTCCTCACGGACCCGTACACGACGCTCCAGGAGACGACAGACCGCGTGATGGCGACGTCGCTCGTCGCGCAGTGGAGGATGTCGTCGACGGACGTCGACTGGGACGCGACCTATGCGGGCGTCAAGGCGATCCTCCTGCGCGAGTTCGCGACCGTGCACTCGCTCGCGCTCCAGCAGACCCTGTGGCACATGGGGACCGCGGTCCTCGAGGCGTTCGAGGACATCGCCGAGATCCGCCTGACCGCGCCCAACAAGCACCACTTCCTCGTCGATCTGTCCCCGTTCGGTCTCGAGAACCCCGGCGAGGTCTTCATCGCTGCCGACCGTCCGTACGGCCTCATCGAGGCGACGATCGCCCGTGACGGAGCCCCCGACGCGGGCTCGGCGTGGCGTCCGTCCGGAGGTGTCGCATGA
- a CDS encoding response regulator, with the protein MSTGYVVLVVEDDPDAAVYMRTILQRVGMRPHVTGSPREALELLASTTVDLILTDIELPGMTGLEMIGQIKLTCPTVPIVVMTAHATVSYAVDALRAEADEFLFKPIRKPQLVEVIERLVTKARAAATPATVVLAIGAHPDDIEIGIGGTLAAHRAAGDAVVILTMSRGARGGEADDRQGESLAAAELLGARLFLKDLEDTRISAGDPTVGIIEQVVAETGPSIVYTHSANDRHQDHVAVHRAVSVATRRVPMLACYQSPSATVDYRPNRFVSIDGFTDSKLALLRAFGSQSGIRDYLMPDFVLATARYWSRYGGGTYAEPLEVIRDTSAVRRATGGTSTGATVVPVSHDTALVGDPGALPGVALGPDTTFRPDLTFRPDAERHDRS; encoded by the coding sequence GTGAGCACTGGTTATGTGGTCTTGGTCGTCGAAGACGATCCGGATGCCGCTGTCTACATGCGCACCATCCTCCAGCGCGTCGGGATGCGGCCGCACGTGACGGGGAGCCCGCGCGAGGCGCTCGAGCTCTTGGCGTCGACCACGGTGGACCTCATCCTCACGGACATCGAGCTGCCGGGCATGACGGGGCTGGAGATGATCGGGCAGATCAAGCTGACGTGCCCGACGGTGCCGATCGTCGTCATGACGGCCCATGCCACCGTCAGCTACGCGGTCGACGCCTTGCGGGCCGAGGCCGACGAGTTCCTCTTCAAGCCGATCCGCAAGCCCCAGCTCGTCGAGGTCATCGAGCGGCTCGTCACGAAGGCCCGCGCCGCAGCGACACCGGCCACCGTGGTCCTCGCGATCGGGGCGCACCCAGACGACATCGAGATCGGGATCGGCGGCACCCTCGCCGCTCACCGGGCTGCGGGCGACGCCGTGGTGATCCTCACGATGAGCCGCGGTGCCCGTGGCGGCGAGGCCGACGACCGGCAGGGCGAGTCTCTCGCTGCGGCCGAGCTGCTCGGCGCCCGGCTGTTCCTCAAGGATCTCGAGGACACCCGGATCAGCGCGGGCGACCCGACGGTCGGCATCATCGAGCAGGTCGTCGCCGAGACGGGGCCGTCGATCGTCTACACGCACTCGGCGAACGACCGTCACCAGGACCACGTGGCTGTCCATCGTGCCGTCTCGGTCGCGACCCGGCGCGTCCCCATGCTCGCCTGCTACCAGAGCCCGTCCGCGACGGTCGACTACCGGCCCAACCGCTTCGTCTCCATCGACGGCTTCACCGACTCGAAGCTCGCGCTGCTGCGCGCGTTCGGCTCTCAGTCGGGCATCCGGGACTACCTCATGCCCGACTTCGTCCTCGCGACGGCGCGCTACTGGTCCCGCTACGGCGGCGGCACGTACGCGGAGCCGCTCGAGGTCATCCGGGACACGTCCGCCGTGCGACGTGCCACCGGCGGGACGTCTACCGGAGCCACCGTGGTTCCGGTGAGCCACGACACGGCGCTCGTCGGCGACCCGGGGGCGCTCCCCGGGGTGGCGCTCGGACCGGACACCACGTTCCGTCCTGACCTGACGTTCCGACCTGATGCAGAGAGGCACGACCGCTCATGA
- a CDS encoding PHP domain-containing protein, whose translation MDERQDHHVHSTFSDDAVSTLDENVAAASDRGLRVLRLVDHVRLSTTWVPDFLAAVAALDVPDGLEVCTGVEAKILDSAGRLDLPDGLGTHPGVDRVLVADHQFPGADGPVSPRVVRDGILTPQDAADALDVVVTATVAAMHQVDRAQIAHLFSLLPKIGVSEDQVTDEHVAALGAAAAATGTTIEVNEKWACPGPRVVRALLAAGVELVVSTDSHVASDVGRYARVSEILRVADSS comes from the coding sequence GTGGACGAGCGCCAGGACCACCACGTCCACTCGACCTTCTCCGACGACGCGGTGAGCACGCTCGACGAGAACGTCGCGGCGGCGTCCGACCGCGGTCTGCGCGTGCTCCGGCTCGTCGACCACGTGCGGCTCAGCACCACGTGGGTGCCCGACTTCCTCGCGGCCGTCGCCGCGCTCGACGTGCCCGACGGTCTCGAGGTCTGCACGGGAGTCGAGGCGAAGATCCTCGACTCCGCAGGCCGTCTCGACCTCCCCGACGGACTGGGGACGCACCCGGGCGTGGACCGCGTGCTCGTCGCCGACCACCAGTTCCCCGGAGCCGACGGCCCGGTGAGCCCGCGCGTCGTCCGGGACGGCATCCTCACACCCCAGGACGCGGCCGACGCTCTCGACGTCGTGGTCACCGCGACCGTCGCCGCGATGCACCAGGTGGACCGTGCCCAGATCGCGCACCTCTTCTCCCTGCTGCCGAAGATCGGTGTGAGCGAGGACCAGGTCACCGACGAGCACGTCGCCGCGCTCGGCGCCGCGGCGGCCGCGACCGGCACGACCATCGAGGTGAACGAGAAGTGGGCCTGCCCGGGCCCCCGCGTCGTCCGCGCGCTCCTCGCAGCAGGTGTCGAGCTCGTCGTCAGCACCGACAGCCACGTCGCCTCAGACGTGGGTCGCTACGCACGCGTGAGCGAGATCCTCCGGGTGGCGGACAGCTCCTGA